The following DNA comes from Moritella sp. 24.
CACAAACACCTGAAAGAATCACCGTTCAAGTTTCAGACAACTTATATAAAAATTCAATGGGTGTATTTGTACCAGGTACAGGGAAAATAGGTTTACCTATTGCAGCTGCCGTTGGCGCGATTGCAGGTGATCCCAACGCAGGTCTAGAAGTACTTGCTAAAATAAACGCAAGCCAAGTTGAAGAAGCTCAAGCATTAATTGATACAGGCAAGGTCACTGTTAAACGCACAAGTTCAAGCGAGTTTATTTATTGCCATGTAGAAGCGCAGTATCAGAATGATATCGCAATCGTAGAGATCAGTGGTGGTCACACTAAAATAACGAAAACAACCTTTAATGGCAAAATGGTATTCAGTAATAATAGCGGTACAGCTAAGTCGACAGGCAATATCTGTAACGATATCGATATCAGTATCCAAGGCATTTACGATTATGCCATGGGCGCTGATTTTGTCGATATTGCCTTTATTCTTGAAGCCGCTAAATTAAACTTAGATTTAGCCGATGAAGGGCTAAAAGGTGCTTACGGTCTACAAGTTGGTCGTACTATCAATAAAAATATCCAAAGTGGATTTATGACGGCCGATCTTAATAACAACATTATTATGCGTACATCCGCGGCATCCGATGCCAGAATGGGTGGTGCAACATTACCTGCAATGAGTAATTACGGCAGTGGTAATCAAGGTATTGCAGCAACAATCCCTGTCGAAATGATTGCAAAACATTATAAAGTTAATGACGAGCAACTTGCCCGCGCACTTATATTAAGCCACTTAGGGGCAATTTATATTAAACAGCATTACCCGCCTCTCTCTGCATTCTGTGGTAATACGGTAACAAGTGCAGCGGCCGCGATGGCGATGGTTTATCTTGCAGGTGGTAACTATGAGCAATCATGTTATGCCATTCAAAATGTACTCAGTGATTGCTCTGGCATGGTGTGTGACGGTGCAAAATCAACCTGTGCAATGAAAGTAAAAACATCGACGAGTAGTGCTGTTACTGCATTTATGTTGGCAATGAATGATACTCAAGCATTTGATCAAGGCATCATCGCGCATGACATTGAAAGTAGTATCCGTAATATTGGAATGCTAGTCACAACAGGTATGATGAATACAGACACCACGATTATTAATATCATGTCAGCATAGACGTAAAGGCTATAAAAAAATCAGCACACAATATTAACCATATTATTGTGCTGATACCACTTTCGGAGATATCGACTCAATTTGAGTTTATTCCCCCAAATAAGTAAATTAATTACAATTTATAGCGCGAGTTACAACAATAACGTATATAATTCCAGTCTCGTTTTTATCTTAAATAACGATGTCGAAATTAGCCTGTTTCCACTTTTCTGGAGTAATAATGCACAACCTATCTTCAAAATCGTATCGACTGCCACTCCAAAATAAATTGGTTGGCCTGTCCGTTATGATTATTATTGGGATCGTTGCCTTTGTATTATTTTTTTACCACTCTTTTTCAACCAGTCTAGAAGAAGAAAAAAAAGCCCAATCCAAAAATTTTATTGAATCAGCACTTGGTATCGTTCAACATTTTCATCAATTAGAGTTATCTGAAAAACTAAGCAGAGCCGACGCACAACAAATGGCCATGCAAACATTAGATTCTGCGACTTATGGTGATGACGGTTATTTTTGGATCAACGACAGCGAAGGCAAGATCCTTGTTCAACCTTACATGCCTAATCTCGTTGGTTTAAATATGACAAACTGGGCAGACAGTACCGGCAAGTATATTTTTCAAGAGTTCGACCGAGAAGCCAGAAAAGGCGGTGGCTGGGTTTCTTATACTTGGCCTAAATTAAATACATCTAAAGAATACCCTAAAATATCATATGTGGCTCACTACGCACCTTGGGATTGGCTCATTGGAACGGGACTTTACCTTGATGATATGAAATCGAATATTTTCTGGGCCGTACTAAGAACCTCTGGCGTTTTATTATTTGGTTTTCTCATTTTTATTTTTACAACTGTTGTAATTATTAATTATTTTGTTCATCAATTAAGTGAATTATCCGTGCGAGATGCGTTAACGAGTTTGTATACAAAACGCTTCTTAAAAGAAATTATTCCGACATTGTTGAATCATGATAAAGTCACCGGACATCACCTTGCTGCAATATTTATCGACCTTGATCATTTCAAATCAGTCAATGATATACACGGCCATGATAATGGTGATAACGTACTTCAACACATTGCTAACGTAATGAATAAAAACGCTAAACAAAGTGATTACTGCATGCGTTACGGTGGTGAGGAATTCGTTCTTATCGGCTTTTTCGATACTGAAATGTCGGCCGTTAATATGGCTGAGATGATCCGTCATCAAGTATCTGAACTTCGTTTTATGAGCGATGACTCTGAATTTGGCGTCACATTAAGTGCAGGTATTGCACTGCATAATAGCCACAGCAATGACAGCTTTGAACACACATTAAAACGAGCAGATATGAAGCTCTATGAAGCAAAAACAGCTGGACGTAATCGTGTAGCGGTCTAATAGTCTAAAAGCATCTATTTACGCAATTTAAATATTTCATTTTCAGTAAATTTTCTCTAGACGATATATTCAAGGACGATTGATATTATAAGATATCAATACTTATAACAGACACGGTGTCATCATGTACAACCTCTCAATAAAATCGCACCGCCTGCCAATTCAAAATAAATTGATCGGTTTATCAGCGTTAATTTTTTTAGTCCTCATCGCCTTTTTGATCTTTTTTTATCATTCTTTTTCTACTAGCTTAGAAAATGAAAAAAAAGCACAGTCCAAGCACCTTACCCAATCTGCATTGGGTGTCATTCAGTATTTTCATGACCTCAGTTTATCAAGTGAACTATCAGATGAGGATGCTAAAAAATACGCGATGGATGCGTTAAAATATGCACTCTATGGAGACAATGGTTATTTTTGGATCATGGGATTAGAAGGCGAAATATTATTACAGCCTTATAAACCAGAACTGATAGGTATGAGCTTATTAGACTGGCAGTACTCCGATGGCACTTATCCGTTTCGTAATATTGATAAAGAAATTCGCAAAAGTGGAGGCTGGGTCAATTATTACTGGTCTAAAAACGATTCATTAGAGCAGTTCCCTAAAATAGGTTATGTAACCTATTTTGAACCTTGGGAATGGTTAGTTGGCACAGGTATCTACTTGGACGATATGGAAAAAAATGTCTTTTGGACTGTCGCAAAAGCATCCGGTTTTTTACTTTTTGGCTTTGTTGTCTTCATCTTCGCTGCCATTATCATCATCCATTACTTTGTGCATAAACTCTCAGAGCAGTCCGTTAAAGACTCACTTACGAAGCTCTATACTAAGCGTTTTTTAGAAGAAGTTATTCCGGGTATGTTAGAAAATGAAAAACGTCACAACAGGGCGATAGCGGCCATATTTTTAGACATCGATCATTTCAAAAAAGTAAATGATACTTATGGTCATAACTGTGGCGACAAAGTATTAGAGCAAGTTGCAGCAGTGATGATGGAGTGCACACGCACAGGTGATTACTGTATCCGCTATGGTGGTGAAGAGTTTGTTATTATTGGTCCCTGTGACGACAATAAGAATGTGATTGCGATCGCAGAGCGTATAAGACAGCAAGTGTCTGAATTAGTATTTACGCATGACGATAAAGAATTTACGATCACGTTAAGTGCGGGTATCGCCTTACATGAACACTCACAAACCTCATTTGACGAAACACTCATTGATGCTGATATGAAATTATATGAAGCAAAAGAACGTGGCCGTAACCGCGTTATGATCTAGCTTAACGTTGGAGTGATTAAAAATAGCCTTGTTAATTTACGTTAACAGGGCTAAAATTTGCCAATCGATATATAGTTAACTATACATCGATATCATATACGCTACTCATATTAAGCCAGCGATACAAAGGGATAGTTCATGAGACAACGACACAGCAGTAGATTCAAACAACTCATCGCCATGATTCTGATTACCTTCAGTAGTAGTGTCATGGCCGAAGATCGCGTACTCATCTTTGCTGCAGCATCATTAACCAATGCCTTAACTGAAGTTGGTGATACTTTTAAAGCCGACACTATCGCCAACCCAACAAAAATAAACCCAGTGTTCTCTTTTGCCTCATCTTCAGCCTTGGCAAGACAAATTGCCCAAGGAGCACCCGCACAAATCTATCTATCAGCGAATCAAAAGTGGATGGATTACCTCGTTAAACAAAAAGTGGTAGCAGCTGATTCTAGGGTAACCTTATTACGTAATTCCTTAGTACTCGTCGCCCCTAATTCAAGTTTATTAAATAACGTAGAATTAAATAAAGACTGGGATATCACAAGCGCAGTAAGTTCTAGTCGTATCGCAGTTGGCGATCCCGACCACGTACCTGCTGGTCGCTATGCTAAACAAGCATTAGAAAGTTTAGATTTATGGCAAGAAGCGATGCCGCTATTAGCCCGTGCAAGTAATGTGCGCGGTGCCCTAGCGCTAGTCGAGCGTGGTGAGTCACCACTAGGCATTGTTTATGCAACTGACGCACTTGTATCCCAAAAAGTAAAAACGGTGGCAACCTTCCCAGAAAATAGCCACAAAGCCATTGAATACCCGCTGGTCATTGTCGGTCATAATACTAATTTTGCCACCCGAATATTCTACCGATACTTGCAAACAAAAGCAGTACAAGCAATATTTGTAAAATACGGTTTTGAGGTGCTTTCTATTTAAGGTCAACGATCTGTTTAAGGTCAACTCTCTATTTAAGGTCAATGATCTGTTTAAGGTCACTCTCTATTTAAGGTCAACTCTATTTTAAGGTAATAACTTTGTTAAGTGATTATGAAGTTGCAGCCTTGCTGCTCAGTTTAAAAGTATCCGGTGTAGCCGTATTATTCAGCTTGCCCTTTGGTATCGTGTGCGCGTGGATACTAGCCCGCTGTGAATTTCCGGGTAAGTCGTTATTTGATAGCCTGATTCACTTACCTTTAGTACTTCCACCGGTAGTGATTGGCTACATTTTGTTGATCTCGATGGGGCGTCAAGGCAGTATCGGCGCGGCTCTTTATGATTGGTTTGGTTGGAGTTTCAGCTTTAGCTGGCGTGGTGCAGCACTCGCAGCCGCGATCGTCTCGTTTCCGTTAATGGTACGTGCGATCCGTTTGTCATTTGAAAGTGTTGATATACGCCTAGAACAAGCAGCACGTACGCTGGGTAGTAATCGTTTACGAGTATTTTTTACCATTACCCTGCCATTAACCTTGCCCGGTATTGTCTCAGGAATGGTATTAGCCTTTGCCCGCAGCTTAGGCGAGTTTGGTTCAACCATTACCTTTGTGTCTAATATTCCGGGTGAAACACGTACTATCCCACTCGCCATGTACTCTTTTATTCAAACCCCAGGCGCAGAACATGAAGCCGCACGCCTGTGTGTCATTGCGATTATTATTGCCGTATTATCATTAACTGCATCACAGTGGTTAGCCAAAAAAGCCCAACAGCGAGTTGCCTCATAATGTTAACGATTGATATAAATAAACAACTGGGCGATTTAGAGTTACAGGTGAATGCACAAATTCCGATGCAAGGGATTTGCGCTGTATTTGGTCGTTCTGGGGCGGGTAAAACGTCATTAGTGAATATTCTTGGCGGGTTATCAACACCTGATAATGGTCAGTTAACCTTAGGGGATACACACCTTTACCACCAGCAACAGAAGATTAACCTCCCTCCTGAACGACGTCGTATTGGTTACGTATTTCAAGAAGCGCGTTTATTCCCCCACTACAGTGTGCGCGGCAATCTCAATTACGGAAATAAAGATAAAGACCAAGCTCACTTTGACACCGTAGTGACGTTACTTGGTTTAGGCGAGCTATTAGACCGCTATCCATCGACACTTTCAGGTGGTGAAAAGCAGCGCGTAGCTATTGGTCGCGCCTTGTTAACTCGACCACAAATGTTATTAATGGATGAGCCATTAGCTGCATTGGATTTACCCCGTAAGCGTGAACTTATTCCTTATTTGTTACAGCTAGCTAAAACCCTTGATTTGCCGATTATCTATGTGAGCCACAGCTTAGATGAGATCTTACAACTCGCTGATACAATGCTGGTATTAGACAAAGGTAAAGTGCTAGTAAACGGTCACTTACAAGCGGTTTGGGACAGTGCAGAGATGCGCCCTTGGTTGCCAGCTAAGGAACAAAGCTCACTGTTAATGGCAAGGGTAACAGAGTTGAACGAACGTTATCGCATGAGTAAGTTATCACTCACTGATGGTACTTATCTGTGGATCAATGGCTTACCTTTACCTGTTAACAGTAAACTACGTGTACGGATTCATGCCAACCATGTATCCCTGTGTAAAACACGCCCACAAGACAGCAGTATTCGTAATATTCTACCAACGACAATTACTGAGATAATACACTCAGAATCAAGTGATAATGTACAAGTTAAATTAGCGTTTGGTGATGATCATATATGGGCGAATATCACCCCGTGGGCATGTGATGATTTGGCTCTTACAGTTGGGCAAAGTGTGTATGCTCAGATCAAAGGGGTAAGCATGACAGAGAGTGAATTAGCGCAGTCATTTTGATTGTATTCCTCACGCTAGATATTGTCAGGCTTTGCTATAATTAAGCTCTGGAACACGAATAATAAGTTCTAACATTGGTCGACTAAATATATTCAATAACTTAAAAGCCGACTAGGTAATTTAGCTGATCTAAGAGGTACATAATCATGGCCAGATATTATATTGATTGTCGCGATTATCCAGGGGATGTGAAATGTTCAGTGGCACTTGCAGCGGATTCCAAAGAAGAGTTACTACAAGCCGTACTTGAACATGGTGCAAGCGTACACGGTTATGAAGACACGCCGGAATTCAGGGAAAATATAACCAAAGAATTTAAAGAAGGTACCCCGCCGATGTAACTTGATAAGACTTTCTGCTTATTAAAAAGAAACGGATAGCATATAAAACAAAGTGGCTCAGATTAACTATTGGTCACTTTGTTAACGAGTAAAAAGCCTGCCTAATATTACTGACTACCCTATCAAAATAAACACTTACCCTTTAAGATATTAAATACCTGTACATCATCAAAGATAAGCGGATTAACATGCCTAATAACCTTTCTATTCGCGCTTATACAAGCCAAATACGCAGTCATTATCATGAGTTCCACCAGCTGGTGCTGCCATTACATGGTGCGATTGATATTAAGGTTGGCGATTACACAGGCAAAGTAAGCATTGGTGATTGCGTGATAATTAAAGCTGGACAACAACATGACTTTCGGGCTGATGATGCAGCCCGTTTTATTGTGGTTGATATGGTAATCCTTCCCGTTAATATTACCGAGTCTGATATTGAAAAATTCTCGATAAACCCGCCCCTGCTTGCTTATATACAATTCATCGACAAGCAGCTGGCACATCAAGTCAATAAACAACTTGAATCGACTGCGTTTGAGCTCTTCTATCAACTCCTTGCTCAACAAACCTGTCATGAACGTATCGACGCTCGAATAGCAGAGGTTATCCACTTCATTAAACAAGATATCAGCATACTATTTAGCATTGATCAGCTAGCTGATATTGCGTGTTTAAGCACAAGCCAATACAAAAAATTGTTCAAACAAAGTATGAGCATGACTACACATCAATATATCACCCAACTGCGTATGGAAAAGGCGTCAGCGTTGCTCGCCCATACCGACCTGCCTATTCGCATTGTCGCAGAACAAGTTGGCTACCAAGATCTATCAGCCTTTAGCAGACGTTTTTCGCACTACTTTGGCCAATCACCTAAAGCCTTTAGTTATTAGTTATTAGTTATTCACCTTCAGAAGTTTATCCTATTAACTTGACTCAGATACTAAACAGCGTTTTAGCCAAAAAAATCATCCTTTCAGCAAACAAGCTCATTAATTAAAGCCTTATTATTTTGTCATTAACATTACTTAAGGACAATAAATAATGGCTACACTATACGGTTTCATCGCAATCGGATTATGGGGGACTTTAGCACTGTTAGGCACAGTTACAGCGAATATCCCTGCATTTCAATTACTCTCACTTTGTTTTTCTATCTCAGCAATCATTGTCATCATTAAACGAATCACGCTTAAAAAGCCCGTGTTTACCAAACCATCGTTAACCCCAACGCAGTGGCTGCTGGGCATAATTGGGCTATTTGGATTTCACTTCTGTTATTTCATGGCACTTAAATTCGCCCCGGTTATCGAGGTCAGTTTAATTGTGTATCTGTGGCCATTATTATTAGCAACACTGGTCGCGAACAAACAAAGTCGATTCAGAGCACTCATTGGGGGAAGCTTAGGCTTTATCGGTATCGCTTTCATTATCGTTGGTAACGGTGAGTTAACCTTAAATAGCGACTATCAAATTGGTTATGTTCTTGCTGCTATTTGCGCTGTTATTTGGGGTTCTTACTCGTGGTTCTTATCTACATCAGACAACGAAGTTGAAGATATAGCCTGGTTATCAGCAGTTGTTGCATTGTTAGCACTGATCGCACATTGGCAGTTTGAAACCAGTCATTGGGATTTCAGCTTATCGGAATGGGGCGGGATATTATTACTCGGCTTAGGGCCTGTCGGCGGCTCTTTTTACTTATGGGACATTGCCTTAAAAAAAGGTAATCAGCAATTACTGGCGTCATTAAGCTTTAGCACACCACTCATTTCATCTGTCATTTTGGCCATTGCAGGTTTTAACGCTTGGTCTACTAACATTATCATTGCACTCGCGTTAATATTATCCGGAGCAATGATTGCGAACACGAATAAAAAACGATCGTTTGATGATGCTCATATAGAGGCGAACATAGCCCCTTAAGTTGATAACGCATTAATCCCCCTTTTCAGTAAGTATTAATGCGTTATCTAGTATCAGTACAAATCATTGCAGCGAGTGAAGCTCCTGCATCTCTCGCTATGCGTTAACTTAAGCGCCTGAACATGTTACTGGCGTCCAGAACCAAGATGTTGCGCTTGGAACTTCCCAAGTACCTGGGCTGTTTTTAGCTTCGTAACACGAGCCTTGATACGAATATACTTCACCGTTAGATGCTTGAGTCGAACCCGCAACAAATGGGGGTTCAGTAACAACATCATCGACAACACATTGACCGTCGACAAGCGAAGCGCCTTCTTCACAAACGATTGGGTCTACAACACATTCACCGTTTACAACAGAAGAACCCTCTTCACAAACTAAGCCTTGAGCGTTACCAGTAATGGTGACTGTTTTCTGAGATAAAGTGCCTTCATTATCTGTTGCTTTGAATATAACAGTGTTGCTACCAAGCGTTACTACAAAGCTGCCAGAGTAAGTTGCAGCATCTTGCGCCACGGTTTGAGTTACACCATTAACAGTAACCTCCACTGCTGCCACTGATTTATCATCCGTAATTAATGCTGAGAACTGAGCTGTATCACCTTCAGTATGTACCACTGAACCCGATGGAGATGTAATACTAATGCTCGGCGCTTCATTCGTGATGACGTTACCAGACCAATTCGTTTGACCTTGCGGGTTATTTACAGCTTGGTTCATCGCGTTTAGGATATCGCCGTTACCATCACCGTCGATCTCCCATGAGAAGATACCACCAAGGCCAAGACTCTTCAGGTATTCACCTTTAGCAAGTACAGAACGTGACGTATCATAGGTTAACAATGTGCCACTCACTTCATCCCAAACAAATGATGCTTTCGCTATTTCATCCCAACCTATGATTGCATTTGGGTTTGACTCTAAGAACTTCAGCACACCACGATAATCCATGATGCCAGCTTCCCAAGCCCAAGCAGCCTCGTTTACGTCTGTACCATCGCCACCAAGACTACCATTAAATGGGCTACCTTCAGAAGAATCGATGTGTGAGCCGACAGATCCCATTGGATTACCATTTTCAGCGACAACATCTTGCCACCCACGCGCATACATTGCAGCACCAACAACTAATTTCTTCGCTGGCACACCTTGCGCGAGTAAAAGTTTCGTTGCGTTATCTAATGTGTATTCAGGTTTCCCAGCAAACTCGCCAGTACCATTACATTTTTCAGCTGAAATGTGAGCACCACAATAAATCCCTGTTTGGTGCCCCGTATTTGGACCCCATGCACCATAAAAGTCGTAAGACATCATGAAGATATTATCCATGTACTGTGCAGCAGCACCATAATCAACATCTTCGATCTTGTCGTAACCCACACCGATTGCAGAGGTAAGTTCATATTTACGACCATATTCAGCTTCAAGTCCATCCAACATTGCACGTAATTCTTGCATTAATGCGATGTAAGCTGGGCCGTCTTTTTCTGGATCCCCTAAGCTTGCATTGGCACCATCACCACCAGGAAATTCCCAGTCAATATCAATGCCATCGTAGAATTTCCACGTTTTTAAAAATTCTTTTGTTGAAGCAACAAATACATCTCGATTAGCTTTTTCAGTGAAACCAAAAAATGGGTCTGATAATGTCCAACCGCCGATAGATGGAACAATTTTAATGTGTGGATTCGCTTTTTTAAGCGCCATTAAGCCACCGTAAGTACCCTTACCGATTTCTAATGAACCCACTTTTTTACCGTCTAAACGTGTTGCAGGTTCACCGTAAGTCGAATTCAATGCAGCCCATGTATCATGGATAACAACTGAGTAATCAGGCAGGCCCGCACACATCTTTTTTAATAACTCATGGCCTGATGGGTTTGGTTCTAACAAGGATTTGTTATCACCTGTACCACCACAAATTGGAATGAAGCCGTAGATGATGTGCGTTAGGTTATTAGCTGGAATATCATTAACGTTGTATTTACGTCCGTACACCCCCCATTCAACGAAGTAAGTACCGACAATATTATCTTTTTGTTGTGCGTAAGGCGTGTTAGCCGGATCTGTCGTCATTGGCAAGTCCGCTTTTAAATGCGAACCATCAGTATCTGAAATCAAGAGTTCAGTCGTTGCGCTTTCGCTGCAACCATCGGCGTTACATAAACGCACAACCATGTTTTTTAAACCACCTTCAGTGAAAGATAAAACAGTACTTTTCCCTGTGCCTGAACCAGACATCATGACATTACCGTTAACTTCTACTTCCCATGTTGTCGCTTTATCACCAGACCAAACATTCCAAGAAACAGGCACTTCAACAACATCAACACGTGTATACATGTCTTTATAGCTAACGACTGCATCAGTATTAATGGTTACAAAACCTAGTTTTGAATAATCGGCCCACGCGATTGACGGTGCCTGAGGAGCTGCCGCAAGTACAGGTGCACTAATTGCCGCTACCATCGCTAACTTAAGGGTACTTTTTAAAAATATTGATTTCACAAGAACTCCATGTAATAAATTAGAAAATCGAAAAGTAGGCGTAATTACATACAACATGTATTGGCGGATATTCAAACAGTAATCATGCCAGTCAAGATCAAACCCCTTCCAGAGGCTTATATAAAACCTACGCCCAACCATTAATTTGCGCAACAAATAAAGAACATAAAAACAACAATATTTGAGTCATATCAAACAATGCGGTCAGACCAGTGTGTTTTTATTTTTTGAAAAAGCGAGAGCATGAGTAATGTTATTCCGGAATCCCCGAGGCTAAACAAAAAAGAAATACCAATTAAAAACAGTAACTTAATATCTAACAAGCTATAATTGATAATCAATAGACTAGAAAGGTGGCGATGACACCACTTTTATGTTGTTTAATTTCACTCAACTATTCACCTGTCACCGAGGTTAGTTCAATTGTTTTTTCACGGCTATAATTAATAGCGAGTCGCTAATAAGCAAAGTCGATTAAGCACTCGTAGTGGTAACTTAGGGGTTATTGGTATTAATCGCGTATTTGCAATTTGAAACCAGTAATTAGAGTTTTAGTCTGTCGGAATGCGGCGGGATATTATTACTCGGATTAAGTCCTATCGGCAGAGGTTTTTACTTATGAGACATAGCCTTAAAAAAAGGAATCAGCAATTACTGGTGTCATTAAGCTTTAGTACACCACTCATTTCGTCCGTCATTTTGATGACAGAGCTTCATTCATGCTCATTTCAATGATGATACTGTGGTAAATATCTTTTGTCAGCTCAAGCTGACTTTGATTGAATTTAACCCCAACTTTTACTGCGCCTGAATCAATGTGAACACTGACAACCTGACCGCCAAGAACGGCTTTAATTGAGTTTGAGGCAGATAAGTTTATTGTTATGTTGCTGTCCTTAAGTATATTCACATCCTGATTTTCAAGTGCTAAACCACAACCCGATATAGAAAAATCGACCATTTTAGCCGGGTACAGCTTGCCATTACATGCAATATCGACAGTATATTCAGTTCCAAGTCTAGGTGTTTCGCGGATTTTATGAGTGACTATGTTTTCTGGCATATCAAGCGAAATCATTTTTGCCGGACGAGTGATCATAGCGCTAATTTTGGTTTTAAACGCGATAATATCTCTAAATCCGCTATCCGTAATTGCCCGAACAATAATATTAGCATTTTCTAAAAATGGGTTTCCAAATCCAGAATCTAAGCCAGCTGGGTAGTCAATGAGAATAAAATCATCTTTTTTATAACCGATTAAACGAGAAGTAGTTTTCAACTTTTTATTATTAGGGAGAGAAACTTCAATAACCAATCGCATATCAACATACATTAATTGAAGCGCATCCATATCGGCTTCAAATTTAGCTACTTTCATGTCTTACCATTTTATAGAATTAAATGTTAATAAATCATAACCTTGAACATCATTTTTTCAAAATTAATACTACCATCTACTACGAAACATCGGAATGAACGGTATTATTGAGAGGTATCGCACAAATTAAATCCCCCCTACTTATGACATCTTCACGGCTATTAAAAATACGAATAAATATATAAAAATATATAGCGAACAAATGAGAATGATAGATACCTGAAGCAGCCTTATTTCTATCGAAGAAGGCATGATAAAGCTACAATTTTATTGTTACAGTATTTTTCAAGAGAGTTAACCAAGCTAATTGCAGAGTTTAAATCAGGCTGCTAAACTACCTCGCTAAATTACTTCGTATAATCCCAATAATATGGTTTGGGAGTTTCTACCAAGATCCTTAAACTCTTGATTATGAAGTCTGTAACTTTAAAACCTAAAAAACATATAAAGGTAGAGACTCATGAATTACTTTAACTTGCCGAAGATTGACCTACATTGCCATCTCGACGGTAGTGTTCGCCCTGAAACAATCTTAGATCTTGCGCGCGAGCAAAACATTACCCTACCAACTACCGACATAGATGAGATCAGAACATTGATGATCGCACCTGAAACATGTCCAAACCTTG
Coding sequences within:
- the modA gene encoding molybdate ABC transporter substrate-binding protein, which encodes MRQRHSSRFKQLIAMILITFSSSVMAEDRVLIFAAASLTNALTEVGDTFKADTIANPTKINPVFSFASSSALARQIAQGAPAQIYLSANQKWMDYLVKQKVVAADSRVTLLRNSLVLVAPNSSLLNNVELNKDWDITSAVSSSRIAVGDPDHVPAGRYAKQALESLDLWQEAMPLLARASNVRGALALVERGESPLGIVYATDALVSQKVKTVATFPENSHKAIEYPLVIVGHNTNFATRIFYRYLQTKAVQAIFVKYGFEVLSI
- a CDS encoding diguanylate cyclase, translated to MHNLSSKSYRLPLQNKLVGLSVMIIIGIVAFVLFFYHSFSTSLEEEKKAQSKNFIESALGIVQHFHQLELSEKLSRADAQQMAMQTLDSATYGDDGYFWINDSEGKILVQPYMPNLVGLNMTNWADSTGKYIFQEFDREARKGGGWVSYTWPKLNTSKEYPKISYVAHYAPWDWLIGTGLYLDDMKSNIFWAVLRTSGVLLFGFLIFIFTTVVIINYFVHQLSELSVRDALTSLYTKRFLKEIIPTLLNHDKVTGHHLAAIFIDLDHFKSVNDIHGHDNGDNVLQHIANVMNKNAKQSDYCMRYGGEEFVLIGFFDTEMSAVNMAEMIRHQVSELRFMSDDSEFGVTLSAGIALHNSHSNDSFEHTLKRADMKLYEAKTAGRNRVAV
- a CDS encoding diguanylate cyclase, with translation MYNLSIKSHRLPIQNKLIGLSALIFLVLIAFLIFFYHSFSTSLENEKKAQSKHLTQSALGVIQYFHDLSLSSELSDEDAKKYAMDALKYALYGDNGYFWIMGLEGEILLQPYKPELIGMSLLDWQYSDGTYPFRNIDKEIRKSGGWVNYYWSKNDSLEQFPKIGYVTYFEPWEWLVGTGIYLDDMEKNVFWTVAKASGFLLFGFVVFIFAAIIIIHYFVHKLSEQSVKDSLTKLYTKRFLEEVIPGMLENEKRHNRAIAAIFLDIDHFKKVNDTYGHNCGDKVLEQVAAVMMECTRTGDYCIRYGGEEFVIIGPCDDNKNVIAIAERIRQQVSELVFTHDDKEFTITLSAGIALHEHSQTSFDETLIDADMKLYEAKERGRNRVMI
- a CDS encoding serine dehydratase subunit alpha family protein — translated: MNNQWQQYKLLLNTFVKPALGCTEPISAAYASAVAASMLPQTPERITVQVSDNLYKNSMGVFVPGTGKIGLPIAAAVGAIAGDPNAGLEVLAKINASQVEEAQALIDTGKVTVKRTSSSEFIYCHVEAQYQNDIAIVEISGGHTKITKTTFNGKMVFSNNSGTAKSTGNICNDIDISIQGIYDYAMGADFVDIAFILEAAKLNLDLADEGLKGAYGLQVGRTINKNIQSGFMTADLNNNIIMRTSAASDARMGGATLPAMSNYGSGNQGIAATIPVEMIAKHYKVNDEQLARALILSHLGAIYIKQHYPPLSAFCGNTVTSAAAAMAMVYLAGGNYEQSCYAIQNVLSDCSGMVCDGAKSTCAMKVKTSTSSAVTAFMLAMNDTQAFDQGIIAHDIESSIRNIGMLVTTGMMNTDTTIINIMSA
- the modC gene encoding molybdenum ABC transporter ATP-binding protein ModC — its product is MLTIDINKQLGDLELQVNAQIPMQGICAVFGRSGAGKTSLVNILGGLSTPDNGQLTLGDTHLYHQQQKINLPPERRRIGYVFQEARLFPHYSVRGNLNYGNKDKDQAHFDTVVTLLGLGELLDRYPSTLSGGEKQRVAIGRALLTRPQMLLMDEPLAALDLPRKRELIPYLLQLAKTLDLPIIYVSHSLDEILQLADTMLVLDKGKVLVNGHLQAVWDSAEMRPWLPAKEQSSLLMARVTELNERYRMSKLSLTDGTYLWINGLPLPVNSKLRVRIHANHVSLCKTRPQDSSIRNILPTTITEIIHSESSDNVQVKLAFGDDHIWANITPWACDDLALTVGQSVYAQIKGVSMTESELAQSF
- the modB gene encoding molybdate ABC transporter permease subunit; its protein translation is MLSDYEVAALLLSLKVSGVAVLFSLPFGIVCAWILARCEFPGKSLFDSLIHLPLVLPPVVIGYILLISMGRQGSIGAALYDWFGWSFSFSWRGAALAAAIVSFPLMVRAIRLSFESVDIRLEQAARTLGSNRLRVFFTITLPLTLPGIVSGMVLAFARSLGEFGSTITFVSNIPGETRTIPLAMYSFIQTPGAEHEAARLCVIAIIIAVLSLTASQWLAKKAQQRVAS
- a CDS encoding DUF1059 domain-containing protein, producing the protein MKCSVALAADSKEELLQAVLEHGASVHGYEDTPEFRENITKEFKEGTPPM